One Spirochaeta africana DSM 8902 genomic window carries:
- a CDS encoding sugar O-acetyltransferase encodes MNHKERMLAELPYKSWLDGLLEERIQAKSLIHRYNTCRPPQTRKMERILRRLLGTVGRPITIEPPFRCDYGYNIHIGDNFFANYNCIILDVAEVHIGNNVQFAPNVALYTAGHPVHAESRNSGWEFGIGITIGDDVWLGGGAIVNPGVTIGSGSVIGAGSVVTKDIPPGVIAVGNPCRVVRDITEADRNRYFKDREFSDWES; translated from the coding sequence ATGAACCACAAAGAACGCATGCTGGCAGAACTGCCCTACAAGTCCTGGCTGGACGGACTGCTCGAAGAACGGATCCAGGCGAAGTCGCTGATACATCGCTACAACACCTGTCGCCCCCCGCAAACCAGGAAAATGGAACGCATCCTGCGGCGGCTGCTGGGGACGGTCGGCAGACCGATCACAATTGAACCCCCGTTCCGCTGCGACTACGGGTATAACATCCATATCGGGGATAATTTTTTTGCCAACTATAACTGTATCATCCTGGATGTAGCCGAGGTGCATATCGGCAACAACGTGCAGTTTGCCCCGAACGTCGCGCTATACACCGCCGGACACCCGGTACATGCCGAGTCGCGCAACAGCGGCTGGGAGTTCGGCATCGGGATCACCATCGGGGATGATGTCTGGCTTGGCGGCGGGGCAATCGTAAACCCCGGGGTTACCATCGGCAGCGGCAGCGTAATCGGCGCCGGGAGCGTCGTCACCAAAGACATCCCTCCCGGGGTAATCGCTGTTGGCAACCCCTGCCGGGTTGTCCGGGACATAACCGAAGCCGACCGGAATCGCTATTTCAAGGATCGCGAATTCTCCGACTGGGAGAGTTAA
- a CDS encoding CDP-alcohol phosphatidyltransferase family protein, which translates to MRTRARHVPNLLTILRFPLAGILPLLPHAPTTAAAVFLAAGITDILDGYLARRFKLQSDLGSRLDSWADLLLSAGIGVYLLRHHQDQLLSLLLLVLAIGSLRVAAITIGLIRYRRILILHTLSSKATGAALLAGIPLLILYNSRWPILPALAIAAIAALEELLLLLSPQKPDPDTPGLLPRLAASRYSLSMKHTTHLIISGLLFTTVLLVWPILMGISQPVAGTPEQLQWLSTHLGLFRIQFLFAFLICPAMLYMVVSQLDSLATPSPVARQLGGILLAGYAVFSSIAYGSQMILIPQLVSAGMELQAELWYLEASPSIVYFLNQTGYLFWAGAILILFVPLLKSSGIPRALAAIYSISAALSILAYIGLILDNQPLNNLTFASGLMLLPVGILGVIYGIRRSRTLPQPG; encoded by the coding sequence ATGCGTACCCGTGCCAGGCATGTGCCAAACCTGCTGACCATCCTCCGGTTTCCACTTGCAGGCATACTTCCGCTGCTGCCGCATGCCCCCACCACCGCCGCCGCCGTCTTTCTGGCCGCAGGAATCACCGATATCCTGGACGGCTATCTGGCACGGAGATTCAAACTGCAGTCGGATCTCGGGTCACGCCTGGACTCCTGGGCAGACCTGCTACTGTCTGCCGGCATCGGGGTGTACCTGCTGCGGCACCACCAGGATCAGCTGCTGTCGCTGCTGCTCCTGGTACTGGCGATCGGCAGTCTTCGCGTCGCCGCCATCACTATCGGGCTGATACGCTACCGGCGCATACTGATTCTGCACACCCTGAGCAGCAAGGCAACCGGCGCAGCCCTGCTGGCCGGGATCCCGCTGCTGATTCTGTACAACTCCCGCTGGCCGATTCTGCCGGCCCTGGCAATCGCCGCGATTGCGGCACTGGAAGAGCTGCTGCTGCTCCTTTCACCGCAGAAACCGGACCCCGACACCCCCGGGCTGCTTCCCCGTCTGGCAGCATCACGATATAGTCTCTCCATGAAACACACAACTCATCTGATAATCAGTGGGCTGCTGTTTACCACGGTACTGCTGGTGTGGCCGATCCTTATGGGAATCAGTCAGCCAGTCGCCGGTACCCCGGAACAGCTGCAGTGGCTCTCGACCCACCTTGGCCTGTTCCGGATTCAGTTTCTGTTTGCCTTTCTGATCTGCCCCGCAATGCTGTATATGGTTGTGTCCCAGCTGGACAGCCTGGCCACCCCCTCGCCGGTTGCCCGCCAGCTCGGCGGAATACTCCTTGCCGGGTATGCGGTCTTTAGCAGTATTGCCTACGGTTCGCAGATGATTCTTATCCCGCAGCTTGTGTCGGCCGGAATGGAACTGCAGGCAGAACTATGGTACCTCGAGGCGTCCCCCTCGATTGTATACTTCCTGAATCAGACCGGGTATCTCTTCTGGGCCGGTGCGATCCTCATCCTGTTTGTACCGCTGCTGAAATCATCGGGAATTCCCCGCGCCCTGGCTGCGATCTATTCGATATCCGCTGCTCTGTCAATCCTGGCCTATATCGGCCTGATACTCGACAACCAGCCCCTGAACAATCTTACCTTCGCCAGCGGTCTGATGCTGCTGCCGGTCGGAATTCTGGGAGTGATATACGGGATCCGCCGCAGCCGTACACTCCCGCAACCCGGGTAG
- a CDS encoding DUF6544 family protein encodes MKYRWVFLPLLAFGAASCAGTRQQIEQVLTAERSGQQMDYGRLADLPEPVQRYFRFAVPDGYPYVTNVQLKHGGRFKRSADSDWDEIRGRQYFDATRPEFLWIGTTRLFQAHDAYIGGTGSLKVYLFSRIRIVNEQGPHMDQGELLRWLGEAVWFPTALLPYEDDSGWLRWRAIDDDAARVELRYNGIEVWYRVEFAPDGRITRLETKRYLSEDRMEPWEGRVADYREVDGLMVPHSIQAAWLLPEGRHTYVDFLVEQLRYNVGAGAM; translated from the coding sequence ATGAAATATCGATGGGTTTTTTTGCCTTTGCTGGCGTTCGGGGCAGCCTCCTGTGCCGGTACCCGGCAGCAGATCGAGCAGGTGCTGACCGCTGAGCGGTCGGGACAACAGATGGACTATGGGCGGCTGGCGGATCTGCCGGAACCGGTGCAGCGCTATTTTCGCTTTGCGGTGCCTGACGGGTATCCGTATGTCACGAATGTGCAGCTGAAGCATGGGGGGCGGTTCAAGCGGTCGGCGGACAGCGACTGGGACGAGATTCGCGGACGGCAGTATTTCGATGCGACCCGGCCGGAGTTTCTGTGGATTGGCACGACCCGTCTGTTCCAGGCGCATGATGCGTATATCGGGGGGACGGGCAGCCTGAAGGTCTATCTGTTCAGCCGTATCCGTATCGTGAACGAGCAGGGGCCGCATATGGATCAGGGGGAGCTGCTGCGCTGGCTGGGCGAGGCGGTGTGGTTTCCTACGGCGCTGCTGCCCTACGAGGATGATTCGGGCTGGCTGCGGTGGCGCGCGATCGATGATGATGCTGCGCGGGTGGAGCTGCGGTACAACGGGATTGAGGTCTGGTACCGGGTGGAGTTTGCCCCTGACGGCCGGATTACCCGGTTGGAGACCAAGCGCTACCTGAGCGAGGATCGAATGGAGCCCTGGGAGGGCCGGGTGGCCGACTATCGCGAGGTGGACGGGCTGATGGTGCCGCATTCGATCCAGGCAGCCTGGCTGCTGCCCGAGGGGCGGCATACCTATGTCGATTTTTTGGTTGAGCAGCTTCGCTACAACGTGGGGGCTGGTGCAATGTGA
- a CDS encoding HAD family hydrolase, producing the protein MQIFSPRPDALVFDFDGTIADTRQLIITSYREAFAKVALDCPDDETIGATIGIPLASAFRVLTGQDGELIDRAVRAYQDIYRRHGYGMVQAFPGMIGLVRGCAAAGYRMAIGSSRSGESLRGMADHLGIAGCFELILSRDDVSHEKPHPEMLQLAAGRLGVEPDSLLMIGDTSFDIEMGSAAGARTVAVSWGNHTREQLEAVAPTCVVDSVDQLQAVLGVGEAVPAG; encoded by the coding sequence ATGCAGATTTTTTCTCCCCGGCCGGACGCGCTGGTATTCGATTTTGACGGAACGATTGCCGATACCCGGCAGCTGATAATTACCTCCTACCGTGAGGCGTTTGCAAAGGTTGCGCTGGACTGTCCCGATGACGAGACGATCGGAGCAACCATCGGGATCCCACTGGCTTCGGCCTTCCGGGTGCTGACCGGACAGGACGGGGAGCTGATCGACCGGGCGGTGAGGGCCTATCAGGATATCTACCGCCGGCATGGCTACGGTATGGTGCAGGCCTTTCCGGGAATGATCGGGCTGGTGCGCGGCTGTGCGGCGGCCGGCTATCGTATGGCGATCGGCTCGAGCCGCAGCGGTGAATCGCTGCGGGGTATGGCGGATCATCTGGGGATTGCCGGGTGCTTTGAGCTGATTTTATCGCGTGATGATGTTTCGCACGAGAAGCCGCACCCCGAGATGCTGCAGCTTGCTGCCGGGCGGCTCGGGGTGGAACCCGACAGCCTGCTGATGATCGGCGATACCAGCTTCGATATTGAAATGGGCAGTGCGGCCGGGGCCCGCACGGTTGCGGTGAGCTGGGGGAATCACACCCGGGAGCAGCTGGAGGCGGTGGCGCCGACGTGCGTTGTCGATAGCGTCGATCAGCTGCAGGCAGTGTTGGGGGTTGGTGAAGCGGTGCCGGCTGGCTGA
- a CDS encoding metallophosphoesterase — protein MRKPDPFRGVGPALDRLYAAAADTPGQRYDIQDPNSRMIILSDLHRGARNRADDFRHSERAFNAALGYYYELGYTLVILGDAEELWQERPADILQAYRHSLDLEAEFHRQGRYLRFWGNHDDEWRSRSKVRRYLSRVFGPDLRVHEGLQLHITEGEQELGRLFLVHGHQGSLEGDRWGGLSRFLVRTLYRPFQRLTGFSHSTPATSWELREGHNRALHDWTTRHPEVLLIAGHTHRPVYASQTHPDQLLEDMQQLRDLAAHPDTPTADRPGIRASLAERAAELEWARAQQASQSGDEGTAAAPRQPRYFNTGCCCYTDGQITGIELCGNEIRLVRWPDKQGRPRPEILAPVSPDGKPGIRELLRQ, from the coding sequence ATGCGAAAACCAGATCCATTTCGCGGCGTAGGCCCAGCCCTGGACCGGCTGTACGCAGCCGCCGCAGATACACCCGGGCAGCGATACGACATTCAAGACCCGAACTCGCGCATGATTATCCTGTCCGACCTGCATCGCGGGGCCCGCAACCGGGCCGATGATTTCCGCCATTCCGAGCGTGCCTTTAATGCCGCGCTTGGCTACTATTATGAACTGGGTTACACCCTGGTAATCCTGGGCGATGCCGAGGAACTGTGGCAGGAACGCCCGGCCGACATCCTGCAGGCCTACCGCCACAGCCTGGATCTGGAGGCAGAGTTTCATCGCCAGGGTCGCTATCTGAGATTCTGGGGCAATCACGATGATGAATGGCGCAGTCGCAGCAAGGTACGCCGCTATCTGAGCCGGGTTTTCGGCCCCGATCTGCGGGTGCACGAAGGCCTGCAGCTGCACATCACCGAAGGGGAGCAGGAGCTTGGGCGCCTGTTCCTGGTGCATGGCCACCAGGGCTCCCTGGAGGGAGACCGCTGGGGCGGTCTGTCCCGGTTTCTGGTACGCACCCTGTATCGCCCGTTCCAGCGCCTGACCGGTTTTTCCCACAGCACCCCGGCAACCTCGTGGGAGCTGCGCGAGGGACACAACCGCGCCCTGCATGACTGGACAACCCGTCACCCCGAGGTACTGCTGATTGCCGGGCATACCCATCGCCCGGTATACGCCTCGCAGACCCACCCCGATCAGCTTCTGGAAGACATGCAGCAGCTGCGGGATCTCGCCGCGCACCCCGATACACCGACTGCCGATCGCCCGGGGATCCGGGCTTCACTGGCCGAGCGGGCAGCCGAACTGGAATGGGCCAGAGCCCAGCAGGCATCGCAGTCCGGCGACGAGGGCACCGCAGCGGCACCGCGCCAGCCGCGCTACTTCAACACCGGCTGCTGCTGCTACACCGACGGACAGATCACCGGCATCGAGCTGTGCGGCAACGAGATCCGCCTGGTACGCTGGCCGGACAAACAGGGACGCCCCCGCCCGGAAATCCTGGCCCCGGTCAGTCCGGACGGCAAGCCCGGCATACGCGAACTGCTGCGGCAGTAG
- a CDS encoding MFS transporter yields MYDHHGQEISNRQIERSMRLSYVTGGLGILWLVTATPQQILTVFVRNALGASPTQLGLLVGVINLMAVLHLASIWFYRRLRGRKKPFFMASTILQRCMAFVMAWAAFQVAAGGSRQTGLLLVLAAAIVGAVAGNISGSGWWAWIADLVPGDKRAAFFGRRSAISQVVNVAFFFCATLVLDLYVQQVFVVYGVLFLIGGIGGVLDILLHGWIPEPDLQRTAGGPVESSVPGGAGVPVGVDVPAEPGGSVESSGPVEAGVPAEPMPPAEPGRDRMEPGEFLRPLRDPHFRRFCLLLGLYLFSLNLAAPFLAPFTTDPAGGGAPNVWLGISFVISQSAWVIMAPFWGMLMDRMGKKPVVVIGGLFVLSWLGYLVLSPENYMVALPAIAVTGGLLAPAFWEGISQFMLDLSPDRYRTAYSAWYWTAFGLSGAVSPLLGGLLYDFLLQHPVDIAGLQPSPFQLVVVVSVVLVLFSLTHLGQIPSPRDRSVRAVVSTILNPGVFRAVSNIAILSRPTRADVVERTLHSTRGGALGLSFAEICIRLDDPDVQVREAAARALARLGSSEALEQIIQRLQQPDSLSRPMLARALGQFAGLPEAQLGRVVQVLAEVLADPSEEVQVEAASALGRLAWQGAARPLLESLRDSSSLRVRISSAEAAARLGAEEAGLEIFALMHQTDNWVLRRQLAIALGDLFGHPGEIYYYMTGESARNIQAVHRLAELAERRLARLLRSQRVSPAVPDAAVAAMQTAIRTAAARYDRADYAGAHGQLLQVWEQLPPGIRSGSPRVVQVYWQALDDLRQAAGKPAAQDIVLQMYSLYRLGAG; encoded by the coding sequence ATGTACGATCATCATGGGCAGGAGATATCCAATCGGCAGATAGAGCGGTCAATGCGGCTGAGCTATGTTACCGGCGGGCTGGGGATTCTCTGGCTGGTTACCGCAACCCCGCAGCAGATCCTTACGGTGTTCGTGCGCAATGCCCTGGGGGCCAGTCCGACACAGCTGGGGCTGCTGGTCGGGGTGATCAACCTGATGGCGGTGCTGCATCTGGCCTCTATCTGGTTCTACCGGCGCCTGAGAGGGCGCAAGAAGCCGTTTTTTATGGCCTCCACCATCCTGCAGCGCTGTATGGCCTTTGTAATGGCCTGGGCTGCCTTCCAGGTGGCCGCCGGCGGGAGCCGACAGACAGGGCTGCTGCTGGTGCTGGCGGCGGCGATTGTGGGTGCGGTAGCCGGGAACATCAGCGGATCCGGCTGGTGGGCCTGGATCGCCGATCTGGTGCCCGGAGACAAGCGGGCGGCATTTTTTGGCCGCCGGTCGGCAATCAGCCAGGTGGTGAATGTTGCGTTCTTTTTCTGTGCCACCCTGGTGCTTGATCTCTATGTCCAGCAGGTGTTTGTGGTATACGGGGTGCTGTTTCTGATCGGCGGGATCGGCGGGGTGCTGGATATCCTGCTGCATGGCTGGATTCCCGAGCCGGATCTGCAGCGGACTGCGGGTGGGCCGGTAGAGTCGAGTGTGCCTGGAGGGGCGGGCGTGCCGGTGGGGGTGGATGTGCCGGCAGAGCCAGGTGGGTCGGTAGAGTCGAGTGGGCCAGTAGAGGCGGGCGTGCCGGCAGAGCCGATGCCACCTGCAGAACCGGGGCGGGACCGGATGGAGCCCGGCGAGTTTCTGCGCCCGCTGCGGGACCCCCATTTCCGCAGATTCTGTCTGCTTCTCGGGCTGTACCTGTTTTCCCTGAATCTGGCAGCGCCCTTTCTGGCGCCTTTTACCACCGATCCGGCTGGCGGCGGTGCCCCCAACGTGTGGCTGGGTATCTCGTTTGTGATCAGCCAGTCGGCGTGGGTGATTATGGCGCCGTTCTGGGGAATGCTGATGGACCGGATGGGCAAGAAGCCGGTGGTGGTTATTGGCGGGCTGTTCGTGCTGTCCTGGCTGGGGTATCTGGTGCTTTCGCCGGAGAACTACATGGTTGCCCTGCCGGCTATCGCGGTGACAGGCGGGTTGCTGGCGCCGGCTTTCTGGGAGGGGATCAGCCAGTTCATGCTGGATCTCTCGCCGGACAGATACCGGACGGCCTACTCGGCCTGGTACTGGACGGCCTTTGGCCTGAGCGGGGCGGTAAGCCCGCTGCTGGGTGGTCTGCTCTATGATTTTCTGCTGCAGCATCCGGTGGATATCGCCGGACTGCAGCCATCTCCATTCCAGCTGGTGGTGGTGGTCTCGGTTGTCCTGGTACTGTTCAGCCTGACCCATCTGGGCCAGATTCCCAGCCCGCGCGACCGGAGTGTGCGGGCGGTAGTCAGCACCATTCTGAATCCCGGGGTGTTCCGGGCGGTGTCCAACATCGCCATCCTGTCCCGCCCGACCCGGGCCGATGTGGTGGAGCGTACCCTCCACAGTACCCGCGGGGGTGCCCTGGGGCTGAGCTTTGCCGAGATCTGTATCCGGCTGGACGATCCGGATGTTCAGGTGCGCGAGGCAGCAGCCCGGGCCCTGGCCCGTCTGGGCAGCAGCGAGGCGCTGGAGCAGATTATCCAGCGTCTGCAGCAGCCGGATTCGCTGTCCCGTCCCATGCTGGCCCGTGCCCTCGGGCAGTTTGCCGGCCTACCGGAGGCTCAGCTCGGGCGGGTCGTACAGGTGCTGGCCGAGGTCCTGGCGGATCCCAGCGAGGAGGTGCAGGTAGAGGCTGCCTCGGCGCTGGGGCGACTGGCCTGGCAGGGTGCTGCCCGCCCGCTGCTGGAAAGCCTTCGCGACTCATCGTCGCTGCGGGTGCGGATATCATCGGCCGAGGCGGCGGCCCGTTTGGGTGCCGAGGAGGCCGGGCTCGAGATCTTCGCGCTTATGCATCAGACCGACAACTGGGTGCTGCGCCGTCAGCTGGCGATAGCCCTGGGCGATCTGTTCGGGCATCCCGGCGAGATCTACTACTACATGACCGGTGAGTCTGCGCGCAATATCCAGGCGGTACATCGACTGGCAGAGCTTGCCGAACGCCGCCTGGCCCGGCTGCTGCGCAGCCAGCGGGTTTCCCCGGCGGTGCCGGATGCGGCGGTTGCCGCGATGCAGACGGCGATCCGGACTGCTGCCGCCCGCTACGACCGGGCAGACTATGCGGGTGCCCACGGGCAGCTGCTGCAGGTCTGGGAGCAGCTGCCGCCGGGAATCCGCAGCGGATCACCGCGGGTTGTCCAGGTCTATTGGCAGGCACTCGATGATCTGCGCCAGGCGGCGGGGAAACCCGCGGCCCAGGATATCGTGCTGCAGATGTACAGTCTGTACCGCCTGGGCGCCGGGTAG